TGACGTCGCGCTCACGACCGACGGGAGCGATGTAGAGCTCGAGACAGAACACGAGTTCTCGACTGATGCTGGGGATCTCCTCGAAGAGAAACCTGCTGACGATGACGACACACAAGCGTCGCTCACCCACCCGATTGACGTGGCTACAACACCACTAGCTGGCTAATGACCGAGACTTACACCGCGACGCTCGATCGGATCGTCGACGGACAAACAGCAGTGCTCTTACTCGAGGAGAACGGCGAGACCGTCGAACAGCTCGAGGCCGACGTAACGAAGCTACCACCAGAGGCTCAGCACGAACGGGCGGTCCTCGAGATCGCTGTTGAAGCGAGCGAACTCTGCGAAGCAGAATACCTTCCTGAAGTCACACAGTCTCGCAAAGAGTCTCTACAGGAGCGACTCGATCGGCTCTCGAAGACGCTATCGGACCAAGAGTAAACAATCCCTGGGTACAGTGGCACGAGGCTTTTTTCTCTTAGACGTACGCTATTCTCACTGTTCCGCGATTAAACGACGTCCTCGCGAAATCGAACTACGTCGACGTCGATCGGAAGCGTTTCGAAGTCATCATCAGCACCGGCGATGAGTGTCGTATCCCTTTTGTGGGCGAGTGCTACGCCATGAGCGTCCGCGAACGAGATGTGACCATCCGCCTTCACCTCGGCGGCAAGCCGCCAGTCAGCTCGTTCGATTTGAATACCCCACCGCTCGAGCGCACGGAGATCGCGATCGGCAGTGCGAAGTGAGTCTGCCGTGGGTTTGTCGTCAATTCCTTCGAAGCGTGCAACGAGATAGAGTACTTCA
This genomic stretch from Natrarchaeobius halalkaliphilus harbors:
- a CDS encoding PIN domain-containing protein, producing the protein MSDRYVFDTEAIIAYLYDEPGRSVVEEYLRDVRDGTVEGVLAETNAGEVLYLVARFEGIDDKPTADSLRTADRDLRALERWGIQIERADWRLAAEVKADGHISFADAHGVALAHKRDTTLIAGADDDFETLPIDVDVVRFREDVV
- a CDS encoding DUF3006 domain-containing protein produces the protein MTETYTATLDRIVDGQTAVLLLEENGETVEQLEADVTKLPPEAQHERAVLEIAVEASELCEAEYLPEVTQSRKESLQERLDRLSKTLSDQE